One segment of Prinia subflava isolate CZ2003 ecotype Zambia chromosome 11, Cam_Psub_1.2, whole genome shotgun sequence DNA contains the following:
- the CLCN2 gene encoding chloride channel protein 2 isoform X1, whose translation MASESEAQRALQYEQTLMYGRYTQDLGTFAKDEAARLRLQEGDTPRPRRPSELLEYTQGRCGPCRVCALQCQRFLISKVGEDWVFLILLGLVMALVSWAMDFAIATCLQAQKWMYGGLDTNVLLQYMAWVTYPTVLITFSAGFTQILAPQAVGSGIPEMKTILRGVVLKEYLTLKTFVAKVIGLTCALGSGMPLGKEGPFVHIASMCAALLSRFLSLFGGFYENEARNIEMLAAACAVGVGCCFAAPIGGVLFSIEVTSTFFAVRNYWRGFFAATFSAFIFRVLAVWNKDEETITALFKTRFRLDFPFDLQELPAFAVIGIASGFGGALFVYLNRKIVQFMRRQKTINRFLMKKRLLFPALVTLIISTLTFPPGFGQFMAGQLTQKDTLVTLFDNQTWAKQGISDEFEYLGILEAWHHPRSNVFITLIVFILMKFWMSALATTIPVPCGAFMPVFVIGAAFGRLVGESMAAWFPDGIHTDSNIYRIVPGGYAVVGAAALSGAVTHTVSTAVIVFELTGQISHILPVMIAVILANAVAQSLQPSLYDSIIRIKKLPYLPELGWGHHEKYNVRVEDIMVRDIRYVTLNCKYRDLQQVLHSTKMKNLPLVESAESMILLGSIERAQVGALLSSQLSPQRRLLTLRQKALSEDGHRLSDSSIRFQISTETSSGTPARPAFRKPLKPALKRVPSSPADSPPAGSADHTGIALKSLFCANAATEPTEEEMILGDKMTPAEIVEWEEQQLDQLVDFSSAKIDPAPFQLVEHTSLHKTHTIFSLLGLDHAFVTSIGRLVGMVSLKELRKAIEGSLTGKGVKVRPPLASFRDSTASTTEADTTALRQLWDRHQHHHMPREAGPGGDDDDDTPKGQ comes from the exons ATGGCCTCGGAGAGCGAGGCGCAGCGGGCGCTGCAGTATGAGCAGACCCTG ATGTATGGGCGCTACACGCAGGACTTGGGCACCTTCGCCAAGGATGAGGCAGCCCGGCTGCGACTGCAGGAGGGGGACacgccccggccccgccgcccctccgAGCTGCTGGAGTACACCCAGGGCCGCTGTGGCCCCTGTCGGG TCTGCGCCTTGCAGTGCCAGCGGTTCCTCATCTCCAAGGTGGGTGAGGACTGGGTCTTCCTCATACTGCTGGGACTGGTCATGGCACTGGTCAGCTGGGCCATGGATTTCGCCATCGCCACGTGCCTCCAAG CTCAGAAGTGGATGTACGGGGGCCTGGACACCAACGTGCTGCTGCAGTACATGGCCTGGGTCACCTACCCCACTGTGCTCATCACCTTCTCAGCTGGCTTCACCCAGATCCTTGCCCCTCAGGCTGTGG GCTCAGGGATCCCCGAGATGAAGACCATCCTGCGGGGCGTCGTGCTGAAGGAGTACCTCACCCTCAAGACCTTTGTGGCCAAGGTGATAGGACTGACgtgtgccctgggcagtggcATGCCCCTGGGCAAGGAG GGTCCCTTTGTCCACATCGCCAGCATGTGCGCAGCCCTGCTCAGCCgcttcctctccctctttgGGGGCTTCTATGAG AATGAGGCAAGAAACATTGAaatgctggcagctgcctgcgCTGTCGGTGTTGGCTGCTGCTTCGCCGCCCCCATCGGAG GCGTCCTCTTCAGCATCGAGGTCACCTCCACCTTCTTTGCCGTCCGCAACTACTGGCGTGGCTTCTTCGCTGCCACCTTCAGCGCCTTCATCTTCCGTGTCCTTGCTGTCTGGAACAAGGATGAAG AGACAATCACTGCACTGTTCAAAACCCGCTTCCGCCTCGACTTCCCCTTCgacctgcaggagctgcctgcctTTGCCGTCATCGG GATCGCCAGCGGCTTCGGGGGCGCACTCTTTGTCTACCTCAACCGCAAGATTGTGCAGTTCATGCGCCGCCAGAAGACCATCAACCGCTTCCTCATGAAGAA GCgcctgctcttccctgccctggtgACGCTGATCATCTCCACGCTGACCTTCCCGCCTGGCTTCGGACAGTTCATGGCTGGCCAG CTCACCCAGAAGGACACCCTGGTGACACTCTTTGACAACCAGACGTGGGCCAAGCAGGGGATCAGTGATGAGTTTGAATATTTGGGCATCCTGGAGGCCTGGCACCATCCACGCTCCAATGTCTTCATCACACTTATCGTCTTCATCCTCATGAAG TTCTGGATGTCAGCTTTGGCCACTACCATCCCAGTGCCCTGTGGAGCCTTCATGCCTGTCTTCGTCATTG gggcAGCCTTTGGGCGCCTGGTGGGGGAGAGCATGGCAGCCTGGTTCCCTGATGGCATCCACACGGACAGCAACATCTACCGCATCGTGCCGGGGGGCTACGCCGTGGTGG gggcagctgCGCTGTCAGGTGCTGTCACCCACACGGTGTCCACTGCCGTCATCGTCTTCGAGCTGACGGGGCAGATCTCGCACATCCTCCCTGTCATGATCGCTGTCATCCTGGCCAATGCCGTTGCCCAGAGCCTCCAGCCCTCCCTCTACGACAGCATCATCCGCATCAAGAAGCTTCCCTACCTCCCTGAACTGGGCTGGGGCCACCACGA GAAATACAACGTGCGGGTGGAGGATATCATGGTGCGGGATATCCGCTACGTCACCCTCAACTGCAAGTACCGGGACCTGCAGCAAGTCCTGCACAGCACCAAGATGAAGAACCTGCCACTGGTGGAGTCAGCTG AGTCCATGATCCTGCTGGGCTCCATTGAGCGGGCGCAGGTGGgggccctgctcagcagccagctcagccCCCAGCGCCGGCTCCTGACGCTGCGGCAGAAGGCGCTGTCCGAGGATGGGCACCGGCTCTCCGACTCCAGCATCCGCTTCCAG ATCAGCACAGAGACCTCCTCGGGCACCCCTGCCCGCCCCGCATTCCGCAAGCCCCTGAAGCCGGCGCTGAAGCGGGtgcccagcagcccagctgaCAGCCCCCCAG CTGGCAGCGCTGACCACACTGGCATCGCCCTCAAGAGCCTCTTCTGTGCCAACGCGGCCACAGAGCCCACCGAG GAGGAGATGATTCTGGGTGACAAGATGACTCCAGCAGAG ATCGTGgagtgggaagagcagcagctggaccAGCTGGTGGACTTCAGCAGTGCCAAGATCGACCCCGCGCCCTTCCAGCTGGTGGAGCACACCTCGCTGCACAAG acCCACACCATCTTCTCTCTGCTGGGCCTGGACCACGCGTTCGTCACCAGCATCGGGCGGCTGGTGGGCATGGTGTCCCTGAAGGAG CTGCGCAAGGCCATCGAGGGCTCCCTGACGGGCAAGGGGGTGAAGGTGCGCCCGCCGCTCGCCAGCTTCCGCGACAGCACCGCCAGCACCACCGAGGCTGACACCACCGCCCTGCGCCAGCTCTGGGATcgccaccagcaccaccacatGCCCCGCGAGGCTGGTCCTGGGGGCGACGATGATGACGACACCCCCAAGGGCCAGTGA
- the LOC134555889 gene encoding heat shock protein beta-7-like, with translation MASLSSASTYRAELLSAYGQGHGEPRFEGDRLHGPFGARGQEAFGYPESPGAMYPCSLGTWVRAQGDTYQVVADVSQFEPPDIVVTTSNCHVAIQAEKVAEDGTVCDTFTHKCQLPEDTDPLSVSCTLTEAGTLVITVRRRASAGRGQPPPLLYRSEAML, from the exons ATGGCATCGCTCAGCTCGGCCTCCACGTACCGAGCCGAGCTCCTCAGTGCCTACGGGCAGGGGCACGGCGAGCCCCGCTTCGAGGGCGACCGGCTGCATGGACCCTTTGGGGCACGGGGACAGGAGGCGTTTGGGTACCCAG AGTCCCCAGGTGCCATGTacccctgcagcctgggcacctgGGTGCGTGCCCAGGGTGACACCTACCAAGTGGTGGCCGACGTCAGCCAGTTTGAGCCCCCTGACATTGTGGTGACCACCTCCAACTGCCACGTCGCCATCCAGGCAGAAAAG GTGGCTGAGGATGGCACTGTCTGTGACACCTTCACCCACAAGTGCCAGCTGCCCGAAGACACGGACCCGCTGTCGGTGAGCTGCACCCTCACCGAGGCTGGCACGCTGGTCATCACCGTCCGGCGCCGCGCCAGCGCCGGCCGCGGGCAGCCCCCGCCGCTGCTCTACCGCAGCGAGGCCATGCTGTGA
- the FAM131A gene encoding LOW QUALITY PROTEIN: protein FAM131A (The sequence of the model RefSeq protein was modified relative to this genomic sequence to represent the inferred CDS: inserted 2 bases in 1 codon), translating to MRPGGDVGGAEPAVVPAPGXPPGSMGCIGSKTTIVAVDTTLCVEWKEVKALSPLSVARPLPRLVRQASFDSQDFLQVNVEDTVEMLPKSRRALTIQEIAALARSSLHGISQVVKEHVTKPTAMAQGRVAHLIEWKGWCKPVESPSALESAFSSYCHLSEGEQEARFAAGVAEQFAIAEAKLRAWSSVDGDDSNDESYDEDFMPSTESSQPTELTGTMPASALLRDLLQGHLCQLGMRHGSCEPESDSSHTLSPETLCSSLCSLEMVSPSELTAKLLGSLGGEDLLLPKLPPPASQSALRGLARLRCQDSLYSVSYAEACLSPTEDEVVLSKDFPLRRKISDVASSGVASLEEEEEAEEP from the exons ATGCGGCCGGGGGGCGATGTGGGCGGCGCGGAGCCGGCGGTAGTGCCCGCACCGGG CCCCCCCGGGAGCATGGGCTGCATCGGCTCCAAAACCACCATCG TGGCCGTGGACACGACGCTGTGTGTGGAGTGGAAGGAGGTGAAGGCACTGTCACCCCTGAGTGTTGCCCGCCCGCTGCCCCGGCTGGTGCGCCAGGCCTCCTTCGACAGCCAAGACTTCCTCCAG GTCAATGTTGAGGACACTGTCGAGATGCTGCCCAAGTCACGGCGTGCGCTGACCATCCAGGAGATCGCTGCCCTGGCCCGCTCCTCACTGCACG GCATCTCACAGGTGGTGAAGGAGCACGTGACAAAGCCAACCGCCATGGCACAGGGCCGTGTCGCCCACCTCATCGAGTGGAAGGGCTGGTGTAAGCCAGTGGAGTCACCTTCTGCCCTGGAGAGCGCCTTCAGCTCCTACTGCCACCTGAGCGAGGGCGAGCAGGAGGCGCGATTCGCTGCCG GTGTGGCAGAGCAGTTTGCCATCGCTGAGGCCAAGCTGCGAGCCTGGTCCTCAGTGGACGGGGACGACTCCAATGATGAGTCCTACGATGAGGACTTCATGCCCTCCACAGAGAGCTCCCAGCCCACAG AGCTGACAGGCACGATGCCCGCCAGCGCGCTGCTGCGAGACCTGCTGCAGGGCCACCTGTGCCAACTAGGCATGCGGCACGGCTCCTGTGAGCCCGAGAGCGACTCCTCGCACACCCTCTCCCCTGAGactctctgctccagcctctgcagcctggagatGGTGTCCCCCTCCGAACTCACTGCCAAactgctgggctccctggggGGAGaggacctgctgctgcccaagctgccGCCCCCAGCCAGCCAAAGTGCCTTGAGGGGCCTGGCACGGCTCCGGTGCCAGGACTCCCTCTACTCCGTGTCCTACGCCGAAGCCTGTCTCTCGCCCACGGAGGACGAGGTGGTGCTGAGCAAGGACTTCCCACTCCGCCGGAAAATCTCTGACGTCGCCTCCTCCGGGGTGGCAtcgctggaggaggaggaggaggccgAAGAGCCCTGA
- the CLCN2 gene encoding chloride channel protein 2 isoform X2 codes for MYGRYTQDLGTFAKDEAARLRLQEGDTPRPRRPSELLEYTQGRCGPCRVCALQCQRFLISKVGEDWVFLILLGLVMALVSWAMDFAIATCLQAQKWMYGGLDTNVLLQYMAWVTYPTVLITFSAGFTQILAPQAVGSGIPEMKTILRGVVLKEYLTLKTFVAKVIGLTCALGSGMPLGKEGPFVHIASMCAALLSRFLSLFGGFYENEARNIEMLAAACAVGVGCCFAAPIGGVLFSIEVTSTFFAVRNYWRGFFAATFSAFIFRVLAVWNKDEETITALFKTRFRLDFPFDLQELPAFAVIGIASGFGGALFVYLNRKIVQFMRRQKTINRFLMKKRLLFPALVTLIISTLTFPPGFGQFMAGQLTQKDTLVTLFDNQTWAKQGISDEFEYLGILEAWHHPRSNVFITLIVFILMKFWMSALATTIPVPCGAFMPVFVIGAAFGRLVGESMAAWFPDGIHTDSNIYRIVPGGYAVVGAAALSGAVTHTVSTAVIVFELTGQISHILPVMIAVILANAVAQSLQPSLYDSIIRIKKLPYLPELGWGHHEKYNVRVEDIMVRDIRYVTLNCKYRDLQQVLHSTKMKNLPLVESAESMILLGSIERAQVGALLSSQLSPQRRLLTLRQKALSEDGHRLSDSSIRFQISTETSSGTPARPAFRKPLKPALKRVPSSPADSPPAGSADHTGIALKSLFCANAATEPTEAQGTAYHKAKRVRISIVEEMILGDKMTPAEIVEWEEQQLDQLVDFSSAKIDPAPFQLVEHTSLHKTHTIFSLLGLDHAFVTSIGRLVGMVSLKELRKAIEGSLTGKGVKVRPPLASFRDSTASTTEADTTALRQLWDRHQHHHMPREAGPGGDDDDDTPKGQ; via the exons ATGTATGGGCGCTACACGCAGGACTTGGGCACCTTCGCCAAGGATGAGGCAGCCCGGCTGCGACTGCAGGAGGGGGACacgccccggccccgccgcccctccgAGCTGCTGGAGTACACCCAGGGCCGCTGTGGCCCCTGTCGGG TCTGCGCCTTGCAGTGCCAGCGGTTCCTCATCTCCAAGGTGGGTGAGGACTGGGTCTTCCTCATACTGCTGGGACTGGTCATGGCACTGGTCAGCTGGGCCATGGATTTCGCCATCGCCACGTGCCTCCAAG CTCAGAAGTGGATGTACGGGGGCCTGGACACCAACGTGCTGCTGCAGTACATGGCCTGGGTCACCTACCCCACTGTGCTCATCACCTTCTCAGCTGGCTTCACCCAGATCCTTGCCCCTCAGGCTGTGG GCTCAGGGATCCCCGAGATGAAGACCATCCTGCGGGGCGTCGTGCTGAAGGAGTACCTCACCCTCAAGACCTTTGTGGCCAAGGTGATAGGACTGACgtgtgccctgggcagtggcATGCCCCTGGGCAAGGAG GGTCCCTTTGTCCACATCGCCAGCATGTGCGCAGCCCTGCTCAGCCgcttcctctccctctttgGGGGCTTCTATGAG AATGAGGCAAGAAACATTGAaatgctggcagctgcctgcgCTGTCGGTGTTGGCTGCTGCTTCGCCGCCCCCATCGGAG GCGTCCTCTTCAGCATCGAGGTCACCTCCACCTTCTTTGCCGTCCGCAACTACTGGCGTGGCTTCTTCGCTGCCACCTTCAGCGCCTTCATCTTCCGTGTCCTTGCTGTCTGGAACAAGGATGAAG AGACAATCACTGCACTGTTCAAAACCCGCTTCCGCCTCGACTTCCCCTTCgacctgcaggagctgcctgcctTTGCCGTCATCGG GATCGCCAGCGGCTTCGGGGGCGCACTCTTTGTCTACCTCAACCGCAAGATTGTGCAGTTCATGCGCCGCCAGAAGACCATCAACCGCTTCCTCATGAAGAA GCgcctgctcttccctgccctggtgACGCTGATCATCTCCACGCTGACCTTCCCGCCTGGCTTCGGACAGTTCATGGCTGGCCAG CTCACCCAGAAGGACACCCTGGTGACACTCTTTGACAACCAGACGTGGGCCAAGCAGGGGATCAGTGATGAGTTTGAATATTTGGGCATCCTGGAGGCCTGGCACCATCCACGCTCCAATGTCTTCATCACACTTATCGTCTTCATCCTCATGAAG TTCTGGATGTCAGCTTTGGCCACTACCATCCCAGTGCCCTGTGGAGCCTTCATGCCTGTCTTCGTCATTG gggcAGCCTTTGGGCGCCTGGTGGGGGAGAGCATGGCAGCCTGGTTCCCTGATGGCATCCACACGGACAGCAACATCTACCGCATCGTGCCGGGGGGCTACGCCGTGGTGG gggcagctgCGCTGTCAGGTGCTGTCACCCACACGGTGTCCACTGCCGTCATCGTCTTCGAGCTGACGGGGCAGATCTCGCACATCCTCCCTGTCATGATCGCTGTCATCCTGGCCAATGCCGTTGCCCAGAGCCTCCAGCCCTCCCTCTACGACAGCATCATCCGCATCAAGAAGCTTCCCTACCTCCCTGAACTGGGCTGGGGCCACCACGA GAAATACAACGTGCGGGTGGAGGATATCATGGTGCGGGATATCCGCTACGTCACCCTCAACTGCAAGTACCGGGACCTGCAGCAAGTCCTGCACAGCACCAAGATGAAGAACCTGCCACTGGTGGAGTCAGCTG AGTCCATGATCCTGCTGGGCTCCATTGAGCGGGCGCAGGTGGgggccctgctcagcagccagctcagccCCCAGCGCCGGCTCCTGACGCTGCGGCAGAAGGCGCTGTCCGAGGATGGGCACCGGCTCTCCGACTCCAGCATCCGCTTCCAG ATCAGCACAGAGACCTCCTCGGGCACCCCTGCCCGCCCCGCATTCCGCAAGCCCCTGAAGCCGGCGCTGAAGCGGGtgcccagcagcccagctgaCAGCCCCCCAG CTGGCAGCGCTGACCACACTGGCATCGCCCTCAAGAGCCTCTTCTGTGCCAACGCGGCCACAGAGCCCACCGAG GCCCAGGGCACAGCCTATCACAAGGCCAAACGCGTCCGCATTTCCATTGTG GAGGAGATGATTCTGGGTGACAAGATGACTCCAGCAGAG ATCGTGgagtgggaagagcagcagctggaccAGCTGGTGGACTTCAGCAGTGCCAAGATCGACCCCGCGCCCTTCCAGCTGGTGGAGCACACCTCGCTGCACAAG acCCACACCATCTTCTCTCTGCTGGGCCTGGACCACGCGTTCGTCACCAGCATCGGGCGGCTGGTGGGCATGGTGTCCCTGAAGGAG CTGCGCAAGGCCATCGAGGGCTCCCTGACGGGCAAGGGGGTGAAGGTGCGCCCGCCGCTCGCCAGCTTCCGCGACAGCACCGCCAGCACCACCGAGGCTGACACCACCGCCCTGCGCCAGCTCTGGGATcgccaccagcaccaccacatGCCCCGCGAGGCTGGTCCTGGGGGCGACGATGATGACGACACCCCCAAGGGCCAGTGA